A region from the Vanessa tameamea isolate UH-Manoa-2023 chromosome 3, ilVanTame1 primary haplotype, whole genome shotgun sequence genome encodes:
- the LOC113397584 gene encoding uncharacterized protein LOC113397584: protein MFRLILAITSVTLAVSAIPATLPHPSELAFRLGEEEFEDYLDKWLEIEEQKWLNVSATVTTRNACTLRVNGDLGQPQPVYIHRSRNTFLTPTGNSGQIRLNANEEVIVSCPGPSRLIRHPNIIANVQTATARCISNNLVSGVGWLNGNRAFGQLTCSNHPFYEAQQTNQRCFNNHVVIRTGFIVNNVFHTVYWSCFDQNRMEVLYVWHNQNPTNAVHQTGVDRPSWLPGAFFPGVNINNVYTQNNQRNVIGRLVGTNMVGRYITATQFLARGHLTAKSDHVFASAQRSTFFFINAAPQWQPFNAGNWNNLEQNLRRRIGAAGYNTVIYTGTFGVTQLRDGNGRFVNIFLETNNRVPVPQYFYKVAYDASRRRGTAFISINNPYYTLAEARGLQFCTDRCRNNAAFNWINWQPDRVDIGYSFCCTIADFRRRIAHIPNFDASNGLLS, encoded by the exons ATGTTTCGCTTGATCCTTGCGATCACATCTGTCACCTTAGCCGTGAGCGCCATTCCAGCCACGCTACCACACCCTTCGGAATTAGCCTTCAGATTAGGCGAAGAAGAGTTTGAAGACTACCTGGATAAGTGGCTTGAGATTGAAGAACAGAAATGGCTTAATGTATCAGCAACTGTTACAACACGCAATG cATGCACTTTGCGGGTTAACGGCGACTTAGGACAGCCTCAACCAGTCTATATCCATAGATCAAGAAATACTTTTTTGACTCCAACTGGAAACAGTGGTCAAATCCGCCTTAATGCTAATGAAGAAGTCATCGTGTCATGTCCAGGACCGAGCCGGCTTATTCGTCATCCCAATATTATTGCAAATGTTCAAACTgct ACTGCTAGATGCATTAGCAATAACCTCGTATCAGGCGTGGGATGGTTAAATGGGAATCGGGCCTTTGGACAATTGACGTGCTCAAATCATCCTTTCTATGAAGCCCAGCAAACAAACCAAAGATGTTTCAATAACCACGTTGTTATTAG GACAGGATTTATTGTTAACAATGTCTTTCACACTGTATATTGGTCTTGCTTCGACCAAAACCGTATGGAGGTTTTGTACGTTTGGCATAACCAAAACCCCACTAATGCTGTTCACCAAACCGGTGTTGACAGGCCAAGCTGGCTAC CTGGTGCATTCTTTCCCGGTGTTAACATAAACAATGTCTACACACAAAATAACCAACGAAACGTCATTGGAAGATTGGTAGGAACCAATATGGTTGGCCGATACATCACTGCGACTCAGTTCTTAGCCCGTGGTCACCTCACTGCTAAAAGTGATCACGTGTTTGCTTCTGCACAGAGGTCTACTTTCTTCTTTATTAACGCTGCACCACAATGGCAACCATTCAATGCTGGTAACTGGAACAACCTTGAGCAG AATCTTCGGAGAAGAATTGGCGCAGCTGGATACAATACTGTCATCTATACTGGTACCTTCGGTGTGACACAACTCCGTGATGGTAATGgacgttttgtaaatattttcttggaGACTAACAACCGAGTACCGGTACCTCAATACTTCTACAAG gtCGCTTATGACGCATCGAGACGCCGTGGTACCGCCTTTATAAGTATCAATAACCCTTACTATACTCTTGCCGAGGCTAGAGGATTACAATTCTGCACGGATAGATGTCGTAATAACGCAGCTTTCAACTGGATCAACTGGCAGCCTGATCGCGTGGACATCGGCTACAGTTTCTGCTGCACGATCGCTGACTTCAGACGTCGTATTGCCCACATTCCAAACTTCGATGCATCTAACGGTCTTCTTTCTTAA